The following proteins come from a genomic window of Geminicoccaceae bacterium SCSIO 64248:
- a CDS encoding undecaprenyl-diphosphate phosphatase, giving the protein MIDYTLLQAGLLGLIEAATEFLPVSSTGHLILLVDLIGFQGPPGRVFEVVIQLGAVLAICVLYMHKLWQVATGLPTDPGARRFVLAILLAFLPAAVVGVLIHDIIKTVLFDPLVVACALIVGGVAILLIERFRPEPRHAVIETFPLRTALGIGAVQCLAMVPGVSRSGATIMGALLMGVERKTAAEFSFFLAIPTMLGATVYDLFKNRDTLDFGGGLVIAVGFVTAFIGALVVVRWLLGFLSRHGFTPFAWYRIALGSIILVVLALR; this is encoded by the coding sequence ATGATCGATTACACCCTGCTGCAGGCCGGCCTGCTCGGCCTGATCGAAGCCGCGACCGAATTCCTCCCCGTCTCCTCGACGGGACACCTCATTCTGCTGGTCGACCTCATCGGCTTTCAGGGACCGCCCGGGCGGGTGTTCGAGGTCGTCATCCAGTTGGGCGCCGTGCTCGCGATCTGCGTCCTGTACATGCACAAGCTCTGGCAGGTGGCGACCGGCCTGCCGACCGATCCCGGCGCGCGCCGGTTCGTCCTGGCGATCCTGCTCGCGTTCCTGCCGGCCGCCGTCGTGGGCGTGCTCATCCACGACATCATCAAGACGGTGCTGTTCGACCCGCTGGTCGTCGCCTGCGCCCTGATCGTCGGCGGCGTCGCCATCCTGCTGATCGAGAGGTTTCGGCCCGAGCCGCGTCACGCGGTGATCGAGACGTTTCCGTTGCGCACGGCGCTCGGCATAGGCGCCGTGCAGTGCCTGGCGATGGTGCCGGGCGTGTCGCGCTCGGGCGCTACGATCATGGGCGCCCTGCTCATGGGCGTGGAACGCAAGACGGCCGCGGAATTTTCCTTCTTCCTGGCGATCCCGACCATGCTGGGCGCCACCGTCTACGATCTCTTCAAGAACCGCGACACCCTCGATTTCGGCGGCGGCCTGGTCATCGCGGTCGGCTTCGTCACCGCGTTCATCGGCGCGCTCGTCGTGGTCCGGTGGCTGCTCGGGTTCCTCAGCCGCCACGGCTTCACGCCGTTCGCCTGGTACCGGATCGCCCTCGGCTCGATCATCCTGGTCGTTCTCGCCCTGCGCTGA
- a CDS encoding glyoxylate/hydroxypyruvate reductase A, which yields MAGRDILVFYSEADPFEEWAAALAQALPDLDVRRHDAIDDPADVRYALVWKPPVGFFARFPNLALVINLGAGTDALIARDDLPTVPITRLSDPAMAQMMAGFVLFAVLRHARDIPAFEAGQRAREWRYVHPRAAATIRVGVLGLGELGGHAASELARQGFEVHGWSRTPKAIPGVACCSGGDALLPMLGKVEILVVMLPSTPRTRGLIGERELAALPRGAVLVNVARGDIVDEPALIAALQDGHLGGATLDVFATEPLPADSPLWTMENVLVTPHVASAAIPATAAAQIAENIRRVRAGDRDIRHVADPARGY from the coding sequence ATGGCAGGCAGGGACATCCTGGTCTTCTACAGCGAGGCGGACCCGTTCGAGGAGTGGGCGGCCGCGCTGGCGCAGGCGCTGCCCGACCTCGACGTCCGCCGGCACGACGCGATCGACGACCCCGCCGATGTCCGCTACGCCCTCGTCTGGAAGCCGCCTGTCGGGTTCTTCGCGCGCTTTCCCAACCTTGCCCTGGTGATCAATCTGGGCGCCGGGACGGATGCCCTGATCGCCCGGGACGACCTGCCGACCGTGCCGATCACGCGCCTGTCCGATCCGGCCATGGCGCAGATGATGGCGGGCTTCGTGCTGTTCGCCGTCCTGCGCCATGCCCGCGACATTCCGGCTTTCGAAGCCGGACAGCGGGCGCGGGAATGGCGCTACGTCCACCCGCGGGCCGCCGCGACGATCCGTGTCGGCGTTCTCGGATTGGGTGAACTGGGCGGCCATGCCGCCTCGGAACTGGCGCGCCAGGGCTTCGAGGTGCACGGCTGGTCGCGCACGCCCAAGGCGATCCCGGGCGTCGCCTGCTGCTCCGGCGGCGACGCCCTGCTGCCGATGCTCGGCAAGGTCGAGATCCTCGTGGTGATGCTGCCATCGACGCCGCGCACGCGCGGGCTGATCGGCGAAAGGGAGCTTGCGGCCTTGCCCCGCGGCGCCGTGCTGGTCAACGTCGCCCGGGGCGACATCGTCGACGAGCCGGCGTTGATCGCCGCCCTGCAGGACGGGCATCTGGGCGGCGCCACGCTCGATGTGTTCGCAACCGAGCCCCTCCCGGCGGACAGCCCGCTCTGGACCATGGAGAACGTCCTGGTCACGCCGCACGTCGCCTCGGCCGCGATACCGGCGACGGCGGCGGCGCAGATCGCCGAGAACATCCGCCGTGTCCGCGCCGGTGACCGCGATATCCGGCACGTGGCCGATCCCGCGCGGGGCTACTGA
- a CDS encoding NAD(P)-dependent oxidoreductase, with translation MSKRIVFTGGSGKAGRHVVPYLVGRGHRVLNLDRVPLDHAEVHTLITDVTDSGQVFNALSCHFGMGGFAHGLERTAVDAVVHFAAIPRVLVTPDNETFRVNTIGTYTVIEAAAKLGIRKVVIASSETTYGVCFAEGDKDFACFPLEEDYDVDPMDSYGLSKVINEKTARAFAMRFGIDVYALRIGNVIEPHEYDRFPGFLASPASRKRNAWSYIDARDLGQIVDRCLDKDGLGFQVFNAVNDTITATEPTAGFLAKHAPNTTIRRPLEGYEAPLSNRKIREVLGFREEHDWRKYVPID, from the coding sequence ATGAGCAAGCGGATCGTCTTCACAGGAGGCAGCGGCAAGGCGGGACGGCACGTCGTCCCCTACCTCGTCGGACGCGGCCACCGCGTCCTCAATCTGGACCGCGTGCCGCTCGACCATGCCGAGGTCCACACGCTGATCACCGACGTCACGGACTCCGGTCAGGTGTTCAACGCGCTCTCCTGCCATTTCGGCATGGGCGGGTTCGCGCACGGGCTGGAGCGGACGGCCGTCGACGCGGTGGTTCATTTCGCGGCGATCCCGCGCGTGCTGGTGACGCCCGACAACGAGACGTTCCGCGTCAACACCATCGGCACCTACACCGTGATCGAGGCGGCGGCGAAGCTCGGCATCCGCAAGGTCGTCATCGCGTCGAGCGAGACGACCTACGGCGTCTGCTTCGCCGAGGGCGACAAGGATTTCGCCTGCTTTCCGCTCGAGGAGGACTACGACGTCGATCCGATGGACAGCTACGGCCTGTCCAAGGTGATCAACGAGAAGACCGCGCGCGCCTTCGCCATGCGCTTCGGCATCGACGTCTACGCGTTGCGCATCGGCAACGTGATCGAGCCGCACGAATACGACCGCTTCCCCGGCTTCCTCGCCAGTCCCGCCTCGCGCAAGCGGAACGCCTGGAGCTACATCGACGCGCGCGACCTCGGCCAGATCGTCGATCGGTGCCTGGACAAGGACGGCCTGGGCTTCCAGGTCTTCAACGCCGTCAACGACACCATCACCGCGACCGAGCCGACCGCCGGCTTCCTCGCGAAACATGCGCCAAATACGACGATCCGTCGCCCGCTCGAAGGCTACGAGGCGCCCTTGTCGAACCGGAAGATACGGGAGGTCCTGGGCTTTCGCGAGGAGCACGACTGGCGGAAATACGTTCCGATCGACTGA
- the fumC gene encoding class II fumarate hydratase, with protein sequence MASDGAYRIESDTFGPIEVPADKYWGAQTQRSIQNFRIGGETMPEPLVKALGVVKLAAARVNIGLGALDDRIGEAIAGAATEVAEGKLTAEFPLVVWQTGSGTQSNMNANEVIANRANERLGGQRGQKEPVHPNDHVNRGQSSNDTFPTAMHIAAAEQAERALIPALEHLHRALLSKSQEFEPIIKIGRTHTQDATPLTLGQEFSGYVQQVAYGIQRVRTALPRVYELAQGGTAVGTGLNAKKGFAEAFAAEVAKITGLPFVTAPNKFESLAAHDALVELSGALNTIAVSLMKIANDIRLLGSGPRCGLGELSLPENEPGSSIMPGKVNPTQCEALTMVCAEVMGNNVAVTVAGSNGHFELNVFKPVIIYNVLRSIRLLADASISFTDNCVVGIKANEQRIAQLLHDSLMLVTALNPKIGYDNAAKVAKKAHAEGTTLKEAALALRLLTAEEFDQAVRPELMLGPS encoded by the coding sequence ATGGCCAGTGACGGCGCTTATCGCATCGAGAGCGATACTTTCGGCCCGATCGAGGTGCCGGCTGATAAGTACTGGGGTGCGCAGACGCAGCGTTCCATCCAGAACTTCAGGATCGGCGGCGAGACCATGCCGGAGCCGCTGGTCAAGGCGCTGGGTGTCGTCAAGCTGGCCGCGGCCCGGGTCAACATCGGCCTGGGCGCGCTCGACGACCGGATCGGCGAGGCGATCGCCGGGGCCGCCACCGAAGTCGCCGAGGGCAAGCTCACGGCCGAGTTCCCGCTCGTCGTCTGGCAGACCGGATCCGGCACCCAGTCCAATATGAACGCCAACGAGGTGATCGCCAACCGGGCGAACGAGCGCCTGGGCGGACAGCGCGGCCAGAAGGAGCCGGTCCACCCCAACGATCACGTCAATCGCGGCCAGAGCTCGAACGACACCTTCCCGACGGCGATGCACATCGCCGCGGCCGAGCAGGCCGAGCGCGCGCTGATCCCGGCGCTTGAGCATCTGCATCGCGCTCTCCTGTCCAAGTCGCAGGAGTTCGAGCCGATCATCAAGATCGGCCGGACCCACACCCAGGACGCGACGCCCCTGACGCTCGGCCAGGAGTTCAGCGGCTACGTCCAGCAGGTCGCCTACGGCATCCAGCGCGTGCGCACGGCCTTGCCGCGGGTCTACGAGCTGGCGCAGGGCGGCACCGCGGTCGGCACGGGGCTGAACGCGAAGAAGGGCTTCGCCGAGGCGTTCGCGGCCGAGGTCGCCAAGATCACCGGCCTGCCGTTCGTGACCGCGCCCAACAAATTCGAGTCGCTGGCGGCGCACGACGCCCTGGTCGAGCTCTCCGGCGCGCTCAACACGATCGCGGTCAGCCTGATGAAGATCGCGAACGACATCCGCCTGCTGGGCTCCGGCCCGCGCTGCGGCCTGGGCGAGCTCAGCCTGCCCGAGAACGAGCCCGGCAGCTCGATCATGCCGGGCAAGGTCAACCCGACCCAGTGCGAGGCCCTGACCATGGTCTGCGCCGAGGTCATGGGCAACAACGTCGCCGTGACGGTCGCGGGCTCGAACGGCCATTTCGAGCTCAACGTCTTCAAGCCCGTGATCATCTACAACGTGCTGCGCTCGATCCGTCTCCTGGCCGACGCGTCGATCAGCTTTACCGACAATTGCGTGGTCGGCATCAAGGCGAACGAGCAGCGCATCGCCCAGCTCCTGCACGACAGCCTCATGCTGGTGACCGCGCTCAATCCCAAGATCGGCTACGACAACGCTGCCAAGGTGGCGAAGAAGGCGCATGCCGAGGGCACGACGTTGAAGGAAGCGGCGCTGGCGCTTCGGCTCCTGACGGCCGAGGAATTCGACCAGGCCGTCCGTCCCGAGTTGATGCTCGGCCCGAGCTGA
- a CDS encoding ClpXP protease specificity-enhancing factor SspB: protein MAEDLIGYGKLVENALRGVVKQVMQGVVEEGLPGDHHFYITFRTDHPAVDIAPSLRARYPGEMTIVLQHQFWDLTVDDDGFSVSLTFSGQPQTLRIGYEAIKLFADPGVEFGLQFTVPEPDEGEESGPGEPAETPAEQAAENAEEGGAEVVTLDRFRKK from the coding sequence ATGGCCGAGGACTTGATCGGCTACGGAAAACTCGTCGAGAACGCCCTGCGCGGTGTCGTCAAGCAGGTCATGCAGGGCGTGGTCGAAGAGGGCCTGCCGGGCGACCATCACTTCTACATTACATTTCGCACCGATCATCCCGCGGTCGATATCGCGCCCTCCCTGCGCGCGCGCTATCCCGGCGAGATGACCATCGTCCTGCAGCACCAGTTCTGGGACCTGACGGTCGACGACGACGGCTTCTCGGTGTCGCTGACCTTCTCCGGTCAGCCGCAGACGCTGCGGATCGGCTACGAGGCGATCAAGCTGTTCGCCGACCCCGGCGTCGAGTTCGGCCTCCAGTTCACCGTGCCCGAGCCGGACGAGGGCGAGGAGTCGGGGCCCGGCGAGCCGGCCGAGACCCCGGCCGAGCAGGCCGCCGAGAACGCCGAGGAAGGCGGGGCCGAGGTCGTCACCCTGGATCGCTTCCGCAAGAAATAG
- a CDS encoding ester cyclase, which translates to MTTDLAHLYRGYIACLNRQAWPDLGRFVADDVHYNDERIGLSGYRAMLEQDFERIPDLSFTIHLLVADPPFVASRLAFDCTPKGELFGLAVDGRRVSFSENVFYEFEDGKIARVWSVIDKAAIEAQL; encoded by the coding sequence ATGACAACCGACCTTGCCCACCTCTACCGCGGCTACATTGCCTGCCTGAACCGCCAGGCTTGGCCGGATCTCGGCCGGTTCGTCGCCGACGACGTGCACTACAACGATGAGCGAATCGGCCTCTCCGGCTATCGCGCCATGCTGGAGCAGGATTTCGAACGTATCCCGGACCTTTCGTTCACCATCCATCTCCTGGTCGCCGATCCGCCTTTCGTCGCGAGCCGCCTTGCGTTCGACTGCACGCCGAAGGGCGAGCTCTTCGGCCTAGCCGTCGACGGGCGCAGGGTCTCGTTCTCCGAGAACGTCTTCTACGAGTTTGAAGACGGTAAGATTGCGCGGGTCTGGTCGGTGATCGACAAGGCAGCGATCGAGGCGCAGCTTTAG
- the thyX gene encoding FAD-dependent thymidylate synthase — protein MTVSEEQAADIERQRAEQAPTRRATVPAMEEILYRPLPVLDHGFIRVIDYMGDDSAIVQAARVSYGRGTRAVRDDAGLIRYLIRHRHSSPFEMCEIKLHVKLPIFVARQWIRHRTANVNEISARYSILDDQVYIPLPEHLAAQSSDNRQGRGETLPSDQAEAVRAQLRAAGERAYELYSELLNEADNGHKLAPGRDGLSRELARMVLPLNVYTQWYWKTDLHNLLQFVSLRADPHAQYEIRAYAEVLQDVLRRWVPLTWDAFQDCRIEGASLSGTALAVVRRLLAGEEVTRESSGLSAREYREVMATLGRS, from the coding sequence ATGACGGTCAGCGAGGAGCAGGCAGCCGACATCGAGCGGCAGCGGGCGGAGCAGGCGCCGACGCGGCGCGCGACCGTGCCGGCGATGGAGGAGATTCTCTATCGGCCGCTGCCTGTGCTCGACCACGGATTCATTCGCGTCATCGACTACATGGGCGACGATTCGGCGATCGTGCAGGCGGCGCGGGTGTCCTATGGCCGGGGCACGCGGGCGGTGCGCGACGATGCCGGCCTAATCCGTTATCTGATCCGCCACCGGCATTCGAGCCCGTTCGAGATGTGCGAGATCAAGCTGCATGTGAAGTTGCCGATCTTCGTCGCGCGGCAGTGGATCCGGCACCGTACCGCCAACGTCAACGAGATCTCGGCCCGCTACTCGATCCTGGACGACCAGGTCTATATCCCCCTGCCGGAGCACTTGGCCGCGCAGTCCAGCGACAACCGCCAGGGCCGCGGCGAGACCCTCCCCTCCGACCAGGCCGAGGCCGTGCGCGCGCAGCTGCGCGCCGCCGGGGAACGCGCCTACGAGCTCTACAGCGAGTTGCTGAACGAGGCCGACAACGGGCACAAGCTGGCGCCCGGACGCGACGGCCTGTCGCGCGAGCTGGCGCGCATGGTCCTGCCGCTCAATGTCTACACGCAGTGGTACTGGAAGACCGACCTGCACAATCTGCTGCAGTTCGTCTCGCTCCGCGCCGACCCGCACGCGCAATACGAGATCCGCGCCTATGCCGAGGTCCTGCAGGACGTCCTACGCCGATGGGTGCCGCTGACCTGGGACGCGTTCCAGGACTGCCGGATCGAAGGCGCGTCGCTGTCGGGCACGGCGCTCGCCGTGGTCCGGCGCCTCCTCGCGGGCGAAGAGGTCACGCGCGAGAGCTCGGGCCTGAGCGCACGTGAATATCGCGAGGTCATGGCGACGCTCGGACGAAGCTGA
- a CDS encoding aldolase/citrate lyase family protein — translation MRANAMREIWAKDGWVLNTWLSTDSPFAAQVMAHQGFDTVTVDLQHGIADYSQAGAMLNAIHTTDATAIVRVPWLEPGIIMKVLDAGAQGVICPMINTPEDARALVAACRYAPLGRRSFGPTRALFVHGPDYPAQANGDIVAFAMIETRQALDNLDAIVATPGLDALYIGPADLALSLGHQPGLDPTATEVMTAIEQILSAAHGAGLKAAIHTGEPAYARSMLAKGFDMVTIGSDVRFLAQAGKATVGTMRGEPIQRPAEPSY, via the coding sequence ATGCGGGCCAACGCCATGCGCGAGATCTGGGCCAAGGACGGCTGGGTCCTCAACACCTGGCTGTCGACCGACAGTCCGTTCGCCGCGCAGGTCATGGCGCATCAGGGCTTCGACACGGTTACCGTCGACCTGCAGCACGGCATCGCCGACTACAGCCAGGCGGGCGCCATGCTGAACGCCATACACACAACCGACGCAACCGCGATCGTGCGCGTGCCCTGGCTCGAGCCCGGCATCATCATGAAGGTGCTGGACGCGGGAGCGCAGGGGGTGATCTGCCCGATGATCAACACGCCCGAGGACGCGCGTGCCCTGGTCGCCGCCTGCCGCTACGCGCCGCTCGGCCGCCGCAGTTTCGGCCCGACCCGCGCCCTGTTCGTCCACGGGCCGGACTATCCGGCCCAGGCGAACGGCGACATCGTCGCGTTCGCGATGATCGAGACGCGCCAGGCGCTGGACAACCTCGATGCGATCGTCGCGACGCCGGGGCTGGATGCCCTCTATATCGGTCCGGCCGACCTCGCCTTGTCCCTCGGCCACCAGCCGGGCCTCGATCCCACCGCAACCGAGGTCATGACGGCGATCGAGCAGATCCTGTCCGCGGCGCATGGCGCCGGCCTGAAGGCGGCGATCCACACGGGCGAGCCCGCCTATGCCCGCAGCATGCTCGCCAAGGGCTTCGACATGGTCACGATCGGCTCGGATGTCCGTTTCCTGGCCCAGGCGGGCAAGGCGACGGTCGGCACGATGCGGGGCGAGCCGATCCAGCGGCCGGCCGAGCCGTCCTATTGA
- a CDS encoding MFS transporter yields MTREERKVIFASSLGTVFEWYDFYLYGSLSAIIAAQFFSGVNETAAFIFALMAFAAGFAVRPFGAIVFGRVGDMVGRKYTFLITIVIMGLSTSLVGFLPNYATWGILAPVILIVLRLLQGLALGGEYGGAATYVAEHAPAGRRGFYTSFIQTTATLGLFLSLLVILGVRTTLGEEAFASWGWRIPFLLSIILLAISVWIRLQLNESPAFQKMKDEGKTSKAPLTESFAKWGNLKIVLLALFGLTAGQAVVWYGGQFYSLFFLTQTLKVSATTANVMIALALLIATPGFIIFGILSDKIGRKPIILGGCLLAALTYFPIFKAITHYANPALEQAVNTAPVTVVADPSECSFQFNPVGTAAFTSSCDIAKSFLAKNSVNYSNEAAPEGTVASVRIGDETIQSFAGSDLPAAELTANTAAFTEAMTAAIRGHGYPAAADPAQINHFMVVVLLTILVIYVTMVYGPIAAMLVELFPTRIRYTSMSLPYHIGNGWFGGFLPTTSFAMVAATGDIYYGLWYPIVIAVMTLVIGMLFLPETKDRDIFAND; encoded by the coding sequence ATGACCCGCGAGGAGCGCAAGGTGATCTTCGCCTCCTCGCTCGGCACAGTGTTCGAGTGGTACGATTTCTATCTCTACGGCTCGCTGTCGGCGATCATCGCCGCACAGTTCTTCTCCGGCGTCAACGAAACGGCCGCCTTCATCTTCGCCCTCATGGCCTTTGCCGCCGGCTTCGCGGTCCGCCCGTTCGGCGCGATCGTGTTCGGCCGGGTCGGCGACATGGTCGGCCGCAAATACACCTTCCTGATCACCATCGTGATCATGGGCCTGTCGACCTCATTGGTCGGCTTCCTGCCGAACTACGCGACCTGGGGCATCCTGGCGCCGGTCATCCTGATCGTGCTTCGCCTCCTCCAGGGCCTGGCGCTGGGCGGCGAGTACGGCGGCGCGGCGACCTATGTCGCCGAGCACGCGCCGGCCGGCCGCCGCGGCTTCTACACCAGCTTCATCCAGACCACGGCCACGCTCGGCCTGTTTCTCTCCCTCCTGGTCATCCTGGGCGTCCGCACCACGCTGGGCGAGGAGGCGTTCGCCAGCTGGGGCTGGCGCATTCCCTTCCTGCTTTCGATCATTCTCTTGGCGATCTCGGTCTGGATCCGTCTCCAGCTGAACGAGTCGCCCGCGTTCCAGAAGATGAAGGACGAGGGCAAGACCTCAAAGGCGCCGCTGACCGAGAGCTTCGCCAAGTGGGGCAATCTCAAGATCGTCCTGCTCGCCCTGTTCGGCCTGACCGCCGGCCAGGCAGTGGTCTGGTATGGCGGCCAGTTCTACTCGCTGTTCTTCCTGACGCAGACCCTCAAGGTCAGCGCGACCACCGCGAACGTCATGATCGCGCTGGCGCTTTTGATCGCGACGCCCGGCTTCATCATCTTCGGCATCCTCTCCGACAAGATCGGCCGCAAACCGATCATCCTGGGCGGCTGCCTGCTGGCTGCGCTCACCTATTTCCCGATCTTCAAGGCGATCACCCACTACGCCAATCCGGCCCTTGAGCAGGCGGTCAACACGGCGCCCGTCACCGTCGTGGCCGACCCGTCGGAGTGCTCGTTCCAGTTCAACCCGGTCGGCACGGCGGCGTTCACCTCGTCCTGCGACATCGCCAAGTCGTTCCTCGCCAAGAACTCGGTGAACTACAGCAACGAGGCGGCGCCGGAAGGCACGGTGGCCTCGGTCCGGATCGGCGACGAGACGATCCAGAGCTTCGCGGGCAGCGACCTGCCGGCGGCGGAGCTGACCGCCAACACCGCGGCGTTCACCGAAGCCATGACCGCGGCGATCCGGGGCCACGGCTACCCGGCCGCTGCCGATCCGGCGCAGATCAACCATTTCATGGTGGTCGTGCTCCTGACCATCCTGGTCATCTACGTGACCATGGTCTACGGCCCGATCGCGGCCATGCTGGTCGAGCTGTTCCCGACCCGGATCCGCTACACCTCCATGTCGCTGCCCTATCACATCGGCAATGGCTGGTTCGGCGGCTTCCTGCCGACCACGTCCTTCGCCATGGTCGCGGCGACCGGCGACATCTACTACGGCCTCTGGTACCCGATCGTGATCGCGGTCATGACCCTGGTGATCGGCATGCTCTTCCTGCCGGAAACCAAGGACCGGGACATCTTCGCCAACGACTGA
- a CDS encoding DUF2161 family putative PD-(D/E)XK-type phosphodiesterase has protein sequence MRSALETTLYLPVKRFLEARGFVVKGEVGGCDLVAIKGDGPPIVVIGELKLRFNLDLLLQGVDRVAACDEVWLAARIAPRGKGRESDPRFRQLCRRLGFGLLGVTGGGEVRLLLSPAAPMPRRDPRRRSRLVDEHRKRQGDPAVGGGSRAPVMTAYRQQALLCAAALATGPKRPRDLRAIAPDAARILFRNVYGWFSRQSRGVYVLTEAGHAALSRWPQAPFDAGHGDRHEGARINDGLILPG, from the coding sequence TTGAGGTCCGCGCTGGAAACGACGCTCTATTTGCCGGTCAAGCGCTTCCTCGAGGCGCGTGGCTTCGTCGTGAAGGGCGAGGTCGGCGGCTGCGATCTCGTCGCGATCAAGGGCGACGGTCCGCCGATCGTGGTGATCGGCGAGCTCAAGCTGCGCTTCAATCTCGATCTCCTGCTGCAGGGCGTCGATCGCGTGGCGGCGTGCGACGAGGTCTGGCTCGCGGCACGCATCGCCCCGCGCGGCAAGGGACGCGAGAGCGATCCCCGCTTCCGCCAGCTCTGCCGCCGCCTCGGCTTTGGCCTCCTTGGCGTCACCGGCGGCGGCGAGGTGCGCCTCCTGCTCAGTCCGGCGGCGCCGATGCCGCGGCGGGATCCACGGCGGCGCTCCCGGCTGGTCGACGAGCACCGGAAGCGCCAGGGCGATCCGGCGGTCGGCGGCGGTTCGCGGGCGCCGGTCATGACCGCGTATCGCCAGCAGGCGCTGCTCTGCGCCGCCGCACTCGCCACCGGGCCGAAGCGGCCGCGCGATCTCCGGGCGATCGCTCCCGACGCGGCACGCATCCTGTTCCGCAACGTCTATGGCTGGTTCAGCCGTCAGAGCCGGGGCGTCTACGTCCTGACCGAGGCCGGGCACGCGGCGTTGTCGCGCTGGCCGCAGGCCCCATTCGATGCCGGCCACGGTGATCGCCATGAGGGTGCAAGGATCAATGACGGGTTGATCTTGCCGGGTTAG
- a CDS encoding M20/M25/M40 family metallo-hydrolase, translated as MDPRTLPCDTDAVLARLEPWIECESPTFDRAAVNRMMDLAASDLRGLGAEVTRLEGSGGFGDCVLGRFPHPKGDAGGILVMGHLDTVHPVGTLADLPFRRDGGRCYGPGILDMKGGCRLALEAIAALREAGLATELPVSVLFTSDEEVGSPSTRALIEAEAGRHRFILVPEPARGAFGVVTGRYAIARFNLEAVGQPSHAGLGLRDRRSAIRAMAQKLLAIEDMTTDACTFSVGVIHGGRWVNCVPTVCVAEALSMAKRQDDLDTGTERILALSSSENGVDFRVARGVVRPVWEPDAGTLGLYGQASAIAAQLGHDLPHGSLGGGSDGNFTGALGIPTLDGLGLAGEGVHTLDEHITVDSLAPRMRLVAGLLATLSA; from the coding sequence ATGGATCCCCGCACCCTGCCTTGCGATACCGACGCCGTGCTGGCGCGGCTCGAGCCCTGGATTGAATGCGAAAGCCCGACCTTCGATCGCGCGGCCGTGAACCGCATGATGGATCTCGCCGCGTCGGACCTGCGCGGGCTCGGCGCCGAGGTCACGCGCCTCGAAGGCAGCGGCGGCTTCGGCGACTGCGTGCTCGGCCGGTTCCCGCACCCGAAAGGCGATGCGGGCGGCATTCTCGTGATGGGGCATCTCGATACGGTTCACCCCGTCGGGACCTTGGCGGACCTGCCGTTCCGCCGGGACGGCGGACGCTGCTACGGCCCCGGCATCCTCGACATGAAGGGCGGCTGCCGCCTCGCGCTGGAGGCGATCGCGGCCTTGCGCGAGGCCGGCCTCGCGACGGAGCTTCCGGTCAGCGTGCTCTTCACGTCCGACGAGGAGGTCGGCAGCCCGAGCACGCGCGCCCTGATCGAGGCCGAGGCCGGACGGCATCGCTTCATCCTGGTGCCGGAGCCGGCGCGCGGCGCGTTCGGCGTCGTGACCGGGCGCTACGCCATCGCCCGCTTCAACCTGGAGGCCGTCGGCCAGCCCAGCCACGCCGGGCTGGGGCTGCGCGACCGCCGCTCGGCGATCCGCGCGATGGCGCAGAAGCTGCTCGCGATCGAGGACATGACCACCGACGCCTGCACCTTCAGCGTCGGCGTGATCCACGGCGGGCGGTGGGTCAATTGCGTGCCGACCGTATGCGTCGCCGAGGCGCTCAGCATGGCCAAGCGACAGGACGATCTCGATACCGGCACCGAGCGAATCCTGGCGTTGTCGTCGTCGGAGAACGGCGTCGACTTCCGGGTCGCGCGGGGCGTGGTCCGCCCGGTCTGGGAGCCCGACGCCGGCACGCTCGGCCTGTACGGGCAGGCCAGCGCCATCGCCGCCCAACTCGGCCACGACCTGCCCCACGGCAGCCTCGGTGGCGGCTCGGATGGCAACTTCACCGGCGCGCTCGGCATCCCGACCCTGGACGGGCTTGGCCTCGCGGGCGAGGGCGTGCACACGCTGGACGAGCACATCACCGTCGACAGCCTGGCACCGCGCATGCGCCTCGTCGCCGGTCTGCTCGCCACCCTCTCGGCCTGA